Genomic DNA from Deinococcus sonorensis KR-87:
CGGTCCACGCCCCAGCAGACGATGATCCGGCAGCATCACGCGCTTCCGTGACCACTGGAACACCGCGCCGTTGGGCAGCGCTTGCTGCGCTGTGGTGCCCTGGACGTCGGCGGTCGGCTGGCCCAGCACGGCGGCGTGCCGCACCACCCGCAACGCCGCGGCCGTCATCTCGGCCATGCTGGCCGTGTTCGGACCGACCAGCACCGCCACCTTCATCTGTTCAGGGAGCACCCCCAGGGCCCCCTCATAGGCATACGGGAAGCCGGGAACGTCGAGGCGGTCTCCGGTGCGCCCTACCTCCGTCATGAAGGTCTGGTCCGTCCAGGCGCCCATCAGGACCTGGCCCTCACCCAGCCACCCCCCGGTGTTGGCGCGCAGGTCCACGATGACACCCTGCACGCCGCCCGCGCGCACCACCGCGTCCAGCTGCCGGCGGACCTCGGTGGCGATGCCCTCCTCGAGAAAGCTGTCCAGCCGCAGGTAGACCCAGGGGTGCCCCTTCAGCCGCGTCACCTGCCAGGGCACCGTGTCGGTGAGCTGCCCGCGCGTCACGGTCACCTGCCGGGCCGGGCCGTGCGGTCCCTGCAGCCCGAGCGTGACGCGGGTGCCCGCCGGACCATCCAGCGCGGCGGAGCGGGGGCACACCTGACCGTTGATGCTGAGCAGCACGTCACCCTGCCGGACCCCCGCCTGCTCGGCGGGCGAGTGCGGCTCGACCCAGTCGACGGACGGCAGGTGACCGGGCAGCGCCAGGAACCACATTCCCAACGGATCGCGCAGGGTGCCGGCCGTGACGTCACGCAGCAGCTGCGTGGCGGCCGGCGAGAACCACGCGGTGTGCCGGTCGTGCAGCGTGGCCAGCAGGGCCGTCATCGCCTGCTCGAACTGCCGGTCATCCGCCGCGGCCAGCGCGGCCTGACGCAGCGGCTCAATTGACGTGAGCCACCGCTGATCGACGGCCGCCGGGTCGACATACTGCTCCTGCAGGGTCCGCGTCACCTGCGCCAGGATCTCGATCCGTTGCGCGACGCTGGGCAGCGCCCCTGACGCCGCCTGCACCTGCCGTGGCGGGCAGACCGGGACGGCCGGAGGAAGAGCCTGCGCGCCGGCGCCGGAGAGGAACGGCACCATACACCCGCACAGCAGCACCCGGAACCGCGCCTTCAAGTGGGCACCTGCGGGGAGGCACCGGGCGCCATGATGCATCTTCCTTCCAACCTGGTTGCCCGCAGGCGCCCGACGAACGGGCCGGCCGTGTTCGATGAAGTTCTCAGCACCTCCACACGATAAACCGGTCGGCTGGCGCTGCGAGCGGACCGGTCCTGGCCGCCGGACCTCGCCCGGCGGCTGGTCTCCACCCTCCTGATCACGGCGCTGCACGACGCGGGGCTGGACCCTGAGTGGACGTCGAGCCGACCGGCATCGGCCGCGGTTCCAGTCGCCTGACCGCCCCACGGCTCACCGGGCGCTGGACGTCCCCCGCCATGCTCGGCTGAGACCGCCCCCACGGGCACCTCGCCTCACCCGACCGGTCCAGGGTGCTGGGGCACGCTTCCTCCAGCAGCGCCTGGAGCATACTGGAGGCATGCTCACCTGCTGCATCGAATACGTGTCCCCGGACGGCTGCTGGCACACCCTGGTGCCGCTGGAGGGCGACCGGGTGTACCAGCCTGAGGAGCTGCCGGTCACCGCCGGGCCGTGGAGCGGGACGGTGACGCACCGCCTGAGTCTGCGGGGCGAGCGGCCGCTTTCGGAGGCCGCCTTCCGGGCGGTCGCGGCCCGGGCGGCCACCCGGAGCGCGGCCGTGTCGTGCAGCCGCTCCCAGCAGCTGCTGAACCTGCTCATCCCCTTCTGACGGCCGAGACGTGGGCCTGGCGGCCCGCGTCCGGGACGCACCTGCCGTTCAGCTCAGCGTCTCGGAATGGTCGCGCCCCTGGGGAAGCAGCAGCTGGGGGCCCAGGACTGCGAGCACGACGACAGCGGACCCTTCGTGGGGCCAGAACAGTGCCGGTCGTCCTGAGCGGCGCGTGGCCTCCTCAGGTGAACAAGGTTTCTCCGTGCGCCTCGCAGCCGTCGTCCGGCGGTGCCGGGTGTCGTGGCCACTGGAAGATCACCCCGACCAGGGGCAACTGCCCAGGCCGCGAGGCGTGACCCTCACCCGGTGAGCCCCGTCCTGGGCACGGAGCGCGCCGAGCGCTTCGTGCCCCCGCGGCCGGCCCGAGGCACCACGGTGGAGCTTCCTCACCCACGCGATGTGCCGGTGCGCGCGGAGCAGGACGGCGCTCGCCGGTTCCTGCTCTCCCAGCACCGCAGCCAGCGCGAGTTCCGCTTCGTGGATCACGCGGCAGGTCTGCGCGGTCTGCTCCTGTAGCGCGGCCAGCACGTCCCTCCCTATGGTGGACGCGCTACGGAATGGGGGGGGTCCGCCCTGACCCAGGGCCACGTCATCCTTCGTTCAGCGGACCGCACCGTTCTGTCTCCCCGGTGCACCTGGACGCGCCCCGTCCCCGCCGGCTCCGGTCCGTCCCCCGGCCTTGCCTTGCCTCGCGGCGGGACGTGAACTCTGTGTTCGACTGAAGCGCTCGTCGCTCGTGGACTGGCGACGTCAGGACGTCAGGCGCCCACTCACCGGATGCCCGGGCAGGCGAAGGGACGGCTGGGCCCAGAACGACAGCAACTGCGTGTAGAGCTGGACCACCCGATCGTACCCGACGGGTTTGACGAAGAAGGCGTTGGCGCCCGCCCGGTAGCACGCGTGGATCTCCTGCGCGTCTTCCGCGGTGCTCATCATGATGACCGGGAGCCGCCGCAGTCGGAGGTCGCCTTTGATGCAGTTCAGGAGCTCCAGGCCAGACTGACCCGGCAGATGGACGTCGAGCAGCATCAGGTCCGGCAACGACTCGTTCTCGGTCAGCGCCTGCCGAAGGGCGGCCAGGGCGGCGGCGGTGGAGGTGAAGAAGGTGCAGGTGGGGGAGGCGTTGATGCGCTCGAAGATGCTGGTGAGCAGGGCGTGTTCCGCCGGGTTGTCGTCGACCACCACGAGGTGCAGCGTCCGCATCTTCAACATATCCTCATGATGCAACGCGCTCGGCAGCAGAACCGAGAAAAATCCCGCAGTCCTCCAGGGCACTTGGCGGGGCAGCGTGTCCCCATGACCTGACCCGTGCACCGACAGGCGGCCGTTCCACGAAGCGCATCGCCGAACGGGAGGACCCGGGGCTCCGGCCGGTGCGGCCGCTCGCGCTATGCTGCTCGCATGTCCATTCCGCCCGCAGCGGCCGCGGCCTCGCCGCTCTCCCTGGCGGAACGGTTGCAGCACATCACGGAAGCCCTCGCCGCCGCGACCATCCCCGAGGCGGTCTACCGGGTGGTGCTGCAGCCGGCCCTGGAGGCCCTGAACGCCATCGCCGGCGCGGTGCTGCTGGTCAACGACGCGGGCGACCGCCTGGAGCTCGCCGTCGCCCACGGGGACCAGGTGGGCGCACCGACCATCTGGCAGGACGGCCCGCTGACCAGGGACGACCCCGCGGCGGACGCGCTGCTGCAGCGCCAGCCGCTGTTCTTCGAACATCCGGGGGCCCTGGTCGAGCGCTACCCGGCGCTGGAAGCGCGCACCGGCGCGGTGGCCGCGGGGGCGACGGCGGTCCTCCCGATGGTGCTCGACGGTCAGCCGCTGGGCACCATCGCGCTCGACTTCCGGGAGCCCCACACCTTCACGCTGGAGGAAATCTCGTTCCTGCGGACGCTGGCCGCGCAGTGCGGCATCGCGCTGGGCCGCGCGCGGGCGACCGGGCAGCTCGAAGCGCAGGTGGCCGCGCGCACCCGGGCGCTGGTCGAGGAACGGGCCGCGCTGGACGCGTTCGTGGCCTACACCGAAGTGATCGGCAGGGAGACCGAGGTCAGCGCCCTGGCCCAGCGGGCGGTGGACGTGCTGCGTGCCCGCTTCCCGGCGGGCTCCGGCGGGTATTACGCGCGCGACGGTGAGCGGTGGACGCTGCGCACCTGGACCGAGGCTCCAACCGCCCGCCCGCACCTCCTGACGCGCCTCCAGGCGGGTCTGCCGAGCAGCACGCCGTTCATCCAGGCCCTGCTGCACACCCGGCAACCGACCTTCACCGAGGCGTGGAGTGCCGAGGCGGAAGGCATCGAGGACAGTGAGGTGTACGGCACGGTCGCCGCGTACCCGGTGACGCTCAGCGGCCGGATCTGCGGCTTCATCACCCTCGGCCGGACCGACACCGCCCGCTGGACCGAGCGGGACCGCGCGATCTTTCGCAGCGTGGGCCGCGGCCTGGATCTCGCCCTGGAGCGCGCGGAGCAGGCGCAACGGCTGGAAGCGCAGAACGCGGAGCTGGACGCCCGCACCCGCGCCCTGGACGCGTTCGCGGAACTCACCCGGGACCTCGCGCTGGAGCCAGACCCGCTGCAGGTGGTGGGCCGCGCGCAGGACATCGTGCTGGGCCAGCTGCCGCTCACCGTCAGCACGTACTACGAGCTGGACGGCAGCACCTGGCGCCTGCGCTCTTACCGCGGTGAGTTCGACAATCCCCAGCTGCTCGAGGCGCTGCAGCGGGGGGTGCCGCGCGGCACGGTCCGCAACATCGACCGGCCGTTCGACACCCGCGAGCCGTACTACCAGGGACAGTTCGACGCCCGGAGTGCCGGGCCGCTCGAACCGCAGTTCACGGAGATCAAGGCCACGGCGGCGTTCCCCGTGTGGGCGGGCGACGAGGTGGTGGGCGTGATGGTGTTCGGCCTGCACCAGGCGCGCCGTTGGTCTGCCGTCGATCAGGTGATCCTCGAGGCGATGGTCCGCAGCGTCGGGCTGGCCATCGCGGGCGCCCGGGGCGTCGCGCAGCTGGCCGAGGAACGAAGGAAACTGACGCTCGCCAACGAGGAACTCGAGGCGTTCGCGTACAGCGTCTCGCACGACCTGCGCACGCCGGTGCGGCACATCCTGGGGTTCCGGGACCTGCTGCAGCGCTCGGTGCGTGGCCGGCTCACCGACAAGGAGGACCGGTACCTGACGGTGATCGGGGACGCGGCCACCCGCATGAACGTGCTGATCAACGCGATGCTGGACCTCTCCCACACCGCGCGCCTGGCGCTCAAGCGGGGTCCGGTGGACCTGAACGTGCTGTTCTCGGCGGCGCGCGCGGAGCTGGAACTGGAGATGGTGGACCGGCAGGTGCAGCTGCAGGTGCGGCCGCTGCCGATGGTCAGTGGAGACGCAGACACCCTGAGACAGGTGGCGGTGAACCTGCTGTCGAACGCCCTGAAGTACACCCGGACGCGGGACGTGGCCCGCATCGAGGTGTGGGCAGAGGAGCGGCCGCAGGCGTGGGCGGTGTTCGTGCGGGACAACGGGGTGGGCTTCGACCCGCAGTACGCTGACCGGCTGTTCGGGGTGTTCCAGCGGCTGCACCGCGCCGACGAGTTCGAGGGCACCGGGGTGGGACTGGCGAACGTGCAGCGCATCATCCACCGACACGGGGGCGAGGTGTCGGCGGTGTCGTCGGAGGGGGAGGGCGCGACCTTCGGCTTCACCCTCCCCAAGCAGCCGGCGTGAACATCCAGGCGTCGGCCGGGCCCCTGGGTCCACCCGTTCCAGGGTGAGCCGGGGGTCCTCTTCAGTGGAGACTCGGCCGCTGGAGCGAGGGAAGGTATGGCCAGGGCGGTCATGCCCGCACGGCGGCCGCTTCCGCCGTGCGGGTGGCGCCAGGACGTCCGCCCCGCGCGCCGGGCCGTCCAGCCCCCGGACCGGCGCGCGTCACCTCCGCCTGGTGGAAGTGGCACGGCACCGTTCGCCCCACCGCACAGGTCCGCACCAATGCATTGCATTGCGCGCTGCGCCACCCGCCTCCGCTGCCCGAGGGGAGCTGCAGGCGGTGGCCATGCTGGGCGGCCGTGCGGCTGCGGTGCCGGCTGGCGGGCGTGGATGACCTGCGACACTGCCCCCACGTCGTGGCGGAGCCGCGGCCGTTCGGCGTGCTGGCCAGCCCGTGAGGGCCCCTGACGGCCGCCCGCGCCGCCCCCTGCACTGCGGCGTGCGTGTTGCCTCCACACCTGCCCGACCGGCGTCACGCGGCGCCTGTGCACCGCCGGGCTTGCAGGGGACGCGCTGTGCTTTCCTGGGCGCCTGCCGGGCCGCCGGTCCGCGCTCCGGGAGGTCCAGCCGGGCGCCGTGCCGCTGGACCTGCGGGGTCACGACGCGGTGCGACGCTGGACGGCGCCCTGGGCAGGGTGTGGCGCTCGCGGGTGCTGTGGCCGGGTGAGCTGAGGCTGGGGGCGCCTGCCCTCTCTTGCGCTTCGGCTCGAACCTCACGCGCCATCTGAGCCGGCCCTCGATCAGGTCCCGGCAGGCGTGGGCGCCGCGGGTTCCGGCAGCGGAAACAGGCGCAGGAAGCGCTTCGCCAGTGCCCGGTCTCCTTCCACGCGGATCCCGCCTGTCGTCTCCGCCTCCTCAAGCGGCTGGCCCCCGAAGATCACGCTGCCGAGCGTCGGCACGTCGCCGTGCAGGGTGGCGCCGGGACCGGGCGGCGTGCCGCGCTCAATCTCGATCCGGTCTCCGGTCAGGCGAACCGCGAAGGCATCCGCGCCGATCTGAAGGGCCAGGGTCGCCTCCAGTCCCCCGTGTGGCGGCTGGTACATCGTCTTCATGGCCGTGATCAGCGTGGCGAGGCTGATCGGCTGCCCGGGCCGGCGCGCTGGGGAGCGCGCGCCCCAGCGTCCCAGCTGCTGGAGCACCGGTTCCAGCTCGCGTCCCCAGGCGGTCAGCTCATATACCCACGAGGCCGCCGGGGGTGGGAGGTGGTGGCGGCGCAGCACGCCGGCGTCATCCAGATCGCTGAGCCGCTGCGTCAGCACGTTGGGACTGATGCCGGGCAGCGCCTCGCGCAGGTCCGTGAACCGCCGGGGGCCCAGCAGCAACTCGCGCACCACCAGCAGGGCCCAGCGCTCGCCGATCAGGTCCAGCGCGTGCGCTGCGGCGCATCCGTCCTCGTATGACCGTTTGGAGGGCATTCCCTCCAGTGTATCGGGAGCAGTATGAAAAACTGAGCGAGGAGTTGCAATTTAGGACTGTTACGTTATACACTAACTCAGGCAAGCGATTACGGATGATCACGTGCTGGACAGCGCCCGGCGGTCCGGGGTTGGTCCGTCGTCACGCGGTTGCAGGGAGGACACCATGAGGAAACTCGTTGCTGGTCAGTTCATGTCGCTCGACGGGGTGGTGGAGGGGCCCGGTCCGGCAGACGACTTCGAGGCGGCGGGCTGGTCCACGCCGTACTTCGTGCCCGAGATCGGGCAGTACATCGGCGCGTCAGGGGCGGCCGCAGACGGGCTGCTGCTGGGCCGCGTGACGCACCAGGCCTTCCGGGCCGCCTTTGCACACGCGCCCGCCGGCGATCCTGCCGCCGCCATGATGAACGCTATTCCCAAGTACGTGATCTCGACCACGCTGACCGACCCCGACTGGGTGAACTCCACCGTGCTGGGCGGCGACATGGTGGAGGCCGTCACGCGCTTGAAGGCCGGCGGCAACCGCACCCTCAACGTCAGCGGCAGCATCACCCTGGTTCAGTCGCTGCTGCGTCACGGCCTGCTGGATCAGCTGGACCTGCTCGTCCATCCGGTCGTGGTCGGGCGGGGCCGCCGGTTGTTCGAAGCTGACGTACCGGCCCGCCTGGACCTGCGGGAAACGCGCACCTTTTCCAGCGGCGTGGTGCTGATGTCCTACCGCGTCCGGACGGACGAGCACCTCAAGGCGACGATCCCCTGACCTGCCGCCGGGCCCTCCCATTGAGGGTCCACCCACCGAAAGGAGGTCCACGTGACCGCACCCGCCGCTCCAGCCCTCCCGCCCCGCGACCGGGCCGTGATCGTGATCCTGCTGATCGCCACCTTCGTCGTGATCCTCAACGAGACGATCATGAACGTGGCCCTCCCGCGCCTGATGACGGACCTCCACGTGACGGCCAGCACCGTGCAGTGGCTCTCCACCGCCTTCATGCTCACCATGGCTGTGGTCATTCCCGTCACCGGGTTCCTGCTCCAGCGCCTGAGCACCCGGACGGTCTTCTTCGCGGCCATGACCCTGTTCAGCGTGGGCACGCTGCTCGCGGGCCTCGCGCCCGGGTTCACGGTGCTGCTGCTGGCGCGCGTCGTGCAGGCGTCCGGCACGGCGATCATGCTGCCGCTGCTGATGACCACGGTGCTGACCCTCGTCCCCCCCGAGCGGCGCGGCGCCGTGATGGG
This window encodes:
- a CDS encoding S41 family peptidase — protein: MKARFRVLLCGCMVPFLSGAGAQALPPAVPVCPPRQVQAASGALPSVAQRIEILAQVTRTLQEQYVDPAAVDQRWLTSIEPLRQAALAAADDRQFEQAMTALLATLHDRHTAWFSPAATQLLRDVTAGTLRDPLGMWFLALPGHLPSVDWVEPHSPAEQAGVRQGDVLLSINGQVCPRSAALDGPAGTRVTLGLQGPHGPARQVTVTRGQLTDTVPWQVTRLKGHPWVYLRLDSFLEEGIATEVRRQLDAVVRAGGVQGVIVDLRANTGGWLGEGQVLMGAWTDQTFMTEVGRTGDRLDVPGFPYAYEGALGVLPEQMKVAVLVGPNTASMAEMTAAALRVVRHAAVLGQPTADVQGTTAQQALPNGAVFQWSRKRVMLPDHRLLGRGPIQPDVLLPLAPMQPPEDDPAVAAALRVLSASR
- a CDS encoding response regulator, which gives rise to MLKMRTLHLVVVDDNPAEHALLTSIFERINASPTCTFFTSTAAALAALRQALTENESLPDLMLLDVHLPGQSGLELLNCIKGDLRLRRLPVIMMSTAEDAQEIHACYRAGANAFFVKPVGYDRVVQLYTQLLSFWAQPSLRLPGHPVSGRLTS
- a CDS encoding GAF domain-containing protein; this translates as MSIPPAAAAASPLSLAERLQHITEALAAATIPEAVYRVVLQPALEALNAIAGAVLLVNDAGDRLELAVAHGDQVGAPTIWQDGPLTRDDPAADALLQRQPLFFEHPGALVERYPALEARTGAVAAGATAVLPMVLDGQPLGTIALDFREPHTFTLEEISFLRTLAAQCGIALGRARATGQLEAQVAARTRALVEERAALDAFVAYTEVIGRETEVSALAQRAVDVLRARFPAGSGGYYARDGERWTLRTWTEAPTARPHLLTRLQAGLPSSTPFIQALLHTRQPTFTEAWSAEAEGIEDSEVYGTVAAYPVTLSGRICGFITLGRTDTARWTERDRAIFRSVGRGLDLALERAEQAQRLEAQNAELDARTRALDAFAELTRDLALEPDPLQVVGRAQDIVLGQLPLTVSTYYELDGSTWRLRSYRGEFDNPQLLEALQRGVPRGTVRNIDRPFDTREPYYQGQFDARSAGPLEPQFTEIKATAAFPVWAGDEVVGVMVFGLHQARRWSAVDQVILEAMVRSVGLAIAGARGVAQLAEERRKLTLANEELEAFAYSVSHDLRTPVRHILGFRDLLQRSVRGRLTDKEDRYLTVIGDAATRMNVLINAMLDLSHTARLALKRGPVDLNVLFSAARAELELEMVDRQVQLQVRPLPMVSGDADTLRQVAVNLLSNALKYTRTRDVARIEVWAEERPQAWAVFVRDNGVGFDPQYADRLFGVFQRLHRADEFEGTGVGLANVQRIIHRHGGEVSAVSSEGEGATFGFTLPKQPA
- a CDS encoding winged helix-turn-helix transcriptional regulator produces the protein MPSKRSYEDGCAAAHALDLIGERWALLVVRELLLGPRRFTDLREALPGISPNVLTQRLSDLDDAGVLRRHHLPPPAASWVYELTAWGRELEPVLQQLGRWGARSPARRPGQPISLATLITAMKTMYQPPHGGLEATLALQIGADAFAVRLTGDRIEIERGTPPGPGATLHGDVPTLGSVIFGGQPLEEAETTGGIRVEGDRALAKRFLRLFPLPEPAAPTPAGT
- a CDS encoding dihydrofolate reductase family protein produces the protein MRKLVAGQFMSLDGVVEGPGPADDFEAAGWSTPYFVPEIGQYIGASGAAADGLLLGRVTHQAFRAAFAHAPAGDPAAAMMNAIPKYVISTTLTDPDWVNSTVLGGDMVEAVTRLKAGGNRTLNVSGSITLVQSLLRHGLLDQLDLLVHPVVVGRGRRLFEADVPARLDLRETRTFSSGVVLMSYRVRTDEHLKATIP